From a region of the Sinorhizobium sp. B11 genome:
- the gluQRS gene encoding tRNA glutamyl-Q(34) synthetase GluQRS has translation MITTPRQKPVFRFAPSPNGQLHLGHALSAFLNNDMARAADGRLLLRIEDIDLTRCTPEFEAGIFADLRWLGIEWEQPVRRQQEHFSDYQAALHSLIERGLVYPSFLTRGEVKARVAAYERMGEPWPRDPDGTPHYPADDRDRSEEERDAMLGSGLRHAWRLNMSRALDLIGEPLFWTETGDERKGEIPAEPVAWGDVVLSRSDAPSSYHLSVVIDDALQGVTDVVRGLDLFHSTSVHRLLQELLDLPQPIYHHHRLIMDAEGRKLSKSEGDTGLAELRASGLSAADIRRLVGL, from the coding sequence ATGATCACGACTCCGCGTCAAAAACCCGTCTTCCGTTTCGCTCCGAGCCCCAACGGGCAGCTGCATCTCGGTCACGCGCTGTCGGCTTTCCTGAACAACGACATGGCCAGGGCCGCAGATGGTCGGCTGCTGCTGCGTATCGAAGACATAGACCTGACCCGCTGCACACCGGAATTCGAGGCCGGCATATTCGCCGACCTCAGGTGGCTGGGCATTGAATGGGAACAGCCGGTCCGTCGCCAGCAGGAACATTTTTCCGATTACCAGGCAGCCCTTCATTCGCTGATCGAACGCGGGCTGGTCTATCCCTCTTTTCTGACGCGCGGTGAGGTCAAGGCACGCGTTGCCGCCTATGAGCGGATGGGTGAGCCCTGGCCGCGCGATCCGGATGGCACGCCGCATTATCCAGCCGACGATCGTGACCGCAGCGAGGAAGAACGCGACGCGATGCTGGGCTCAGGTCTCAGACATGCATGGCGGCTGAACATGAGCAGGGCGTTGGACCTGATCGGCGAACCGCTGTTCTGGACGGAGACAGGCGATGAGCGTAAGGGCGAAATCCCGGCCGAGCCCGTCGCCTGGGGCGACGTCGTTCTCTCACGCTCGGACGCGCCCTCGAGCTATCATCTCTCCGTCGTCATTGACGATGCGCTGCAGGGCGTGACCGATGTCGTGCGCGGCCTCGACCTCTTCCACTCCACCTCGGTGCACCGGCTGCTGCAGGAGCTGCTCGACCTGCCGCAGCCCATCTATCACCATCACCGTCTCATCATGGATGCAGAGGGCCGCAAACTTTCCAAGAGTGAGGGCGACACCGGCCTTGCGGAACTGCGTGCCAGTGGGCTGTCAGCCGCCGATATTCGCCGTCTTGTCGGGCTTTGA
- a CDS encoding YihY/virulence factor BrkB family protein — MPKFLRTFYDVVYDAICHLIEDDGFAMASHVALSTLLAVFPFLIFGTALANFLGADQFSTTAIHLIFDTWPEAIAKPLADQVVEVLTIPRGGLLTISVLAAAYFASNGVEALRISLNRAYRVQETRPWYFTRLASLGYVLIAVIIFAVISILLVAVPVGLDYARDWLLHNDSLEWLPVTIHQWLPAIVDTLEIVFSWRIYGTLVMLTIALLVVHLWLPSGKRRVFDVVPGVFLTLIFWLIGALIFAYYLATFANYTATYAGLASVMIVLIFLYMVGVIFIVGAEINAALMKFRVLRNFSRTFSVVGRDHAADSKPDKTANIGG; from the coding sequence ATGCCGAAATTCCTGCGCACGTTCTACGATGTGGTGTACGACGCCATCTGCCACCTCATCGAGGACGATGGCTTTGCAATGGCAAGCCATGTGGCGCTTTCCACCCTGCTTGCAGTCTTTCCCTTCCTGATCTTCGGCACGGCGCTTGCCAATTTTCTTGGTGCCGACCAGTTTTCCACCACGGCCATCCATCTGATCTTCGATACGTGGCCTGAAGCGATCGCCAAGCCGCTGGCTGACCAGGTGGTGGAGGTCTTGACGATCCCGCGCGGCGGGCTGCTGACCATCTCCGTGCTTGCGGCTGCCTATTTCGCCTCGAACGGTGTCGAGGCACTCAGGATCTCGCTCAATCGTGCCTATCGCGTGCAGGAGACGCGCCCTTGGTACTTCACCCGCCTTGCGAGCCTCGGTTATGTCCTCATCGCCGTGATCATCTTTGCGGTCATCAGCATTCTGCTCGTGGCAGTCCCTGTCGGTCTTGATTATGCCCGCGACTGGCTGCTGCACAACGACTCGCTCGAATGGCTTCCCGTCACCATCCACCAATGGCTGCCCGCCATCGTCGACACACTCGAAATTGTCTTCAGCTGGCGCATCTACGGCACGCTCGTCATGCTGACGATTGCCCTGCTCGTAGTCCATCTCTGGCTGCCCTCCGGCAAGCGTCGCGTATTCGACGTCGTCCCGGGCGTGTTCCTGACCTTGATATTCTGGCTCATCGGTGCGCTGATCTTTGCCTATTATCTTGCGACCTTCGCCAACTACACAGCCACCTATGCCGGTCTGGCGTCCGTCATGATCGTGCTGATCTTTCTCTATATGGTGGGTGTCATCTTCATCGTCGGCGCAGAGATCAATGCGGCGCTCATGAAGTTCCGGGTGTTGCGCAATTTCTCGCGAACTTTCTCGGTGGTCGGACGTGACCACGCCGCCGATTCAAAGCCCGACAAGACGGCGAATATCGGCGGCTGA
- a CDS encoding SDR family oxidoreductase, with protein sequence MADPRIIVVTGCSSGIGAYCARALKADGWRVFATVRKAEDLSSLEADGIEAVLMDYTQPETISALVDAVAERTGGRIDALFNNGAYGQPGAVEDLSTQALRDQFETNVFGWHELTRLVIPFMRRRGQGRIVQCSSILGLVPYRYRGAYTASKFAIEGLSITLRMELQGSGIHVSLIEPGPITSRFTTNALAKIKEHIDLENSPHAVEYRRQLARLEGSGPVNRHKLGPEAVYAALKRALNSKNPKPHYPVTTPAKQGILLKRLLPSDLFYRLMRWTD encoded by the coding sequence ATGGCTGACCCGCGCATCATCGTCGTGACCGGATGCTCTTCCGGCATCGGCGCTTATTGCGCGCGCGCCCTGAAAGCCGACGGCTGGCGTGTCTTCGCCACAGTACGCAAGGCGGAGGATTTGTCGTCGCTCGAAGCAGACGGCATCGAAGCCGTGCTGATGGACTACACGCAGCCTGAAACGATCTCGGCGCTGGTGGACGCAGTGGCCGAGCGCACTGGCGGCAGGATCGATGCCTTGTTCAACAATGGCGCCTATGGGCAGCCCGGCGCAGTCGAGGATCTCTCCACGCAGGCCCTGCGCGACCAGTTCGAGACCAATGTCTTCGGCTGGCACGAACTGACCAGGCTGGTCATTCCCTTCATGCGCCGGCGCGGCCAGGGTCGCATCGTCCAATGCTCCTCGATCCTCGGCCTCGTGCCTTACCGCTATCGCGGTGCTTACACGGCCTCGAAATTCGCGATCGAAGGCCTGAGCATCACCCTGCGCATGGAGCTGCAGGGAAGCGGCATTCATGTGAGCCTGATTGAGCCGGGCCCCATCACCAGCCGCTTCACCACAAACGCGCTGGCGAAGATTAAAGAACATATCGACCTGGAAAACTCGCCCCATGCGGTCGAATACCGCCGGCAGCTCGCCCGCCTTGAAGGCTCAGGCCCGGTCAACCGCCACAAGCTTGGCCCCGAGGCGGTCTACGCAGCATTGAAACGTGCATTGAACTCGAAAAATCCGAAGCCACATTATCCTGTAACGACTCCGGCTAAACAGGGCATATTGTTGAAGAGGCTGCTTCCGTCCGACCTCTTCTACCGCCTGATGCGCTGGACGGACTGA
- a CDS encoding twin transmembrane helix small protein, producing the protein MSTVTYVIAIIVMGLVALVLIRGLFNMMKGGDPNLSNKLMQLRVLLQAIAVILIMLTLWLTGGGRPS; encoded by the coding sequence ATGTCCACAGTCACCTACGTCATTGCGATCATCGTCATGGGTCTCGTCGCCCTCGTGCTGATCCGCGGCCTGTTCAACATGATGAAGGGTGGCGATCCGAACCTTTCCAACAAGCTGATGCAGCTGCGCGTGCTGCTGCAGGCAATCGCCGTCATCCTGATCATGCTGACGCTCTGGTTGACCGGTGGCGGACGCCCGAGCTGA
- a CDS encoding cob(I)yrinic acid a,c-diamide adenosyltransferase: MVKLNKIYTRTGDDGTTALVSGPRRAKHDLRVEAYGTIDETNSVIGVARLHTADLPELDAMLMLIQNDLFDLGADLATPETDEPPAYEPLRIVESQVTRLERDIDRLNADLDPLKSFVLPGGSPAAAHLHLARTMARRAERLMVALARGEGEIVGVAALKYVNRLSDFLFVAARHANDGGKADVLWVPGKNR, from the coding sequence ATGGTAAAGCTCAACAAGATCTACACCAGAACCGGCGATGACGGCACGACCGCGCTCGTCTCCGGCCCGCGACGTGCCAAGCATGACCTGCGTGTCGAAGCCTACGGCACCATCGACGAAACCAATTCGGTAATCGGCGTCGCAAGGCTGCATACGGCGGACCTGCCCGAACTCGATGCCATGCTGATGCTGATCCAGAACGACCTCTTCGACCTCGGTGCCGATCTGGCTACGCCTGAAACCGACGAGCCGCCGGCTTATGAGCCTCTACGCATCGTGGAAAGCCAGGTCACCCGGCTGGAACGCGATATCGACAGGCTGAATGCCGATCTCGACCCGCTGAAATCCTTCGTGCTGCCCGGCGGCAGCCCTGCCGCCGCTCATCTGCACCTTGCCCGGACGATGGCGCGCCGTGCCGAACGGCTGATGGTTGCGCTTGCCCGCGGCGAGGGAGAGATCGTGGGCGTTGCGGCCCTCAAATATGTCAACCGTCTCTCCGACTTCCTGTTCGTTGCGGCCCGCCATGCAAATGATGGCGGCAAGGCGGATGTGCTTTGGGTTCCCGGAAAAAACAGGTAG
- a CDS encoding rhomboid family intramembrane serine protease, translating to MFIPLHDANTLKHIKVQWVTLGLMAVNIAAWIFTTVETEQVAQAATIGLGYIPAIVFGHAVLAPGLEIVPETATYVTYSLIHTSFWHLAGNMIFLWVFGDNVEDAMGHLRFLIFYLGCAAAGALCHGLLSTTSEAPLVGASGAISGVVAAYLMLHPRVRVWVLVFFRVPLPLPAFIPLLLWVGQQFFMLLIDSDGNVSWGAHVGGIIAGALLIFVMRRPGVPLFDRQIVTPRAVKDRPIPIRVTASGMPVPPRLPWGRDKL from the coding sequence ATGTTCATACCTCTGCACGATGCCAATACGCTGAAACACATTAAGGTTCAGTGGGTCACACTCGGTCTGATGGCGGTCAATATCGCCGCCTGGATCTTCACGACGGTCGAAACCGAGCAGGTCGCCCAGGCCGCGACTATCGGCCTCGGCTATATCCCGGCCATCGTCTTCGGCCATGCGGTGCTGGCGCCGGGACTGGAAATCGTGCCGGAGACAGCCACCTACGTTACCTATTCCCTGATCCATACGAGTTTCTGGCATCTTGCCGGCAATATGATCTTCCTCTGGGTCTTCGGCGATAATGTCGAGGATGCAATGGGGCATCTGCGCTTCCTCATCTTCTACCTCGGCTGCGCCGCCGCCGGTGCCCTCTGCCACGGCCTGCTGTCGACGACATCGGAAGCCCCGCTCGTCGGCGCATCCGGGGCGATCTCCGGTGTGGTGGCGGCCTATCTGATGCTGCATCCGCGCGTGCGGGTCTGGGTGCTGGTTTTTTTCCGCGTGCCATTGCCGCTACCCGCCTTCATCCCGCTCCTGCTCTGGGTCGGCCAGCAGTTCTTCATGCTGTTGATCGATTCCGACGGCAATGTCTCGTGGGGCGCCCATGTCGGCGGCATCATCGCGGGTGCCCTGCTCATTTTCGTCATGCGCCGCCCGGGCGTGCCGCTGTTCGACCGGCAGATCGTGACGCCGCGCGCCGTCAAGGATCGGCCGATCCCCATTCGCGTCACTGCCTCGGGCATGCCCGTGCCACCGCGCCTGCCCTGGGGCCGGGACAAGCTTTAA
- a CDS encoding electron transfer flavoprotein subunit beta/FixA family protein, with protein MKILVPVKRVVDYNVKIRVKPDGSGVDLANVKMSMNPFDEISVEEALRLKEAGKAEEVVVVSIGPAKAEETLRTALAMGADRAILVETDDAVEPLTVAKILKGVADAEKPGLIIVGKQAIDDDSNQTGQMLAALLGSAQATFASKIAIEGDNATVTREIDGGLQTIKVKLPAVVTTDLRLNEPRYATLPNIMKAKKKPLDKKSPADFGISTAPRLKVLKTEEPSGRKAGVKVKSVAELVDKLKNEAGVL; from the coding sequence ATGAAAATTCTCGTCCCAGTCAAGCGCGTTGTCGATTACAACGTGAAGATCCGCGTCAAGCCGGATGGATCGGGCGTCGACCTTGCCAACGTCAAGATGTCGATGAACCCGTTCGACGAGATTTCGGTCGAGGAGGCCCTTCGCCTGAAGGAAGCCGGCAAGGCCGAGGAAGTGGTCGTCGTCTCGATCGGCCCGGCCAAGGCCGAGGAAACGCTCCGCACGGCGCTCGCAATGGGCGCCGACCGCGCCATCCTCGTCGAGACTGATGACGCCGTCGAGCCGCTCACCGTTGCGAAGATCCTCAAGGGTGTTGCCGACGCCGAAAAGCCGGGCTTGATCATCGTCGGCAAGCAGGCGATCGACGACGATTCCAACCAGACCGGCCAGATGCTGGCAGCCCTCCTCGGCTCCGCCCAGGCGACCTTCGCCTCCAAGATCGCGATCGAGGGCGACAATGCCACCGTTACCCGTGAGATCGACGGCGGCCTGCAGACGATCAAGGTCAAGCTTCCGGCAGTCGTCACGACCGACCTGCGCTTGAACGAGCCGCGTTACGCCACCCTGCCGAACATCATGAAGGCGAAGAAGAAGCCCCTCGACAAGAAGAGCCCGGCCGATTTCGGTATTTCCACCGCTCCACGCCTCAAGGTGCTGAAGACGGAAGAGCCGTCCGGCCGCAAGGCGGGCGTCAAGGTGAAGTCGGTCGCCGAGCTTGTCGACAAGCTCAAGAACGAAGCCGGCGTCCTCTAA
- a CDS encoding electron transfer flavoprotein subunit alpha/FixB family protein produces the protein MAILLLADHDNATLSDQTAKALTAAAQIGGDIHVLVAGKGAKAAADAAATLSGVSKVLLAESDELANNLAEPLGDLIVSLAGSYDTIVAAATSTGKNVMPRVAALLDVAQVSEIIEVVSPDTFKRPIYAGNAIQTVQATDAKKVITVRTASFTSASEGGAAAVEAIPAVSDPGLSNFVSDALSASERPELTSAKIIISGGRALGSAEKFKEVILPVADKLGAAVGASRAAVDAGYAPNDWQVGQTGKVVAPQLYIACGISGAIQHLAGMKDSKVIVAINKDEEAPIFQIADYGLVADLFDVLPELEKAL, from the coding sequence ATGGCCATTCTTCTTCTGGCTGACCACGACAACGCAACCCTTTCCGACCAGACCGCCAAGGCCCTGACGGCTGCCGCACAGATTGGCGGAGACATCCACGTTCTCGTCGCCGGCAAGGGCGCAAAGGCCGCCGCCGACGCGGCTGCCACGCTATCTGGCGTCTCTAAGGTGCTGCTCGCCGAAAGCGATGAACTCGCCAACAATCTTGCTGAGCCGCTTGGCGACCTGATCGTCTCTCTGGCCGGGAGCTATGACACGATCGTCGCCGCGGCTACCTCCACCGGCAAGAATGTCATGCCGCGCGTCGCCGCTCTCCTCGATGTCGCCCAGGTCTCCGAAATCATCGAAGTGGTTTCGCCGGATACCTTCAAGCGCCCGATCTATGCCGGCAACGCGATCCAGACGGTGCAGGCAACCGATGCCAAGAAGGTCATCACCGTGCGCACCGCTTCCTTCACCTCCGCCTCCGAGGGCGGCGCGGCCGCCGTCGAAGCAATCCCCGCCGTCTCCGATCCGGGCCTTTCGAACTTCGTGTCCGACGCGCTCTCGGCCTCCGAACGTCCGGAACTGACCTCCGCCAAGATCATCATCTCCGGTGGCCGCGCGCTCGGCTCCGCCGAGAAGTTCAAGGAAGTCATCCTGCCGGTCGCCGACAAGCTCGGTGCAGCCGTCGGCGCCTCGCGTGCCGCCGTCGACGCCGGTTACGCCCCGAACGACTGGCAGGTCGGCCAGACCGGCAAGGTCGTCGCCCCGCAGCTCTACATTGCTTGCGGCATATCGGGCGCCATCCAGCATCTCGCCGGCATGAAGGATTCGAAGGTCATTGTCGCGATCAACAAGGACGAAGAGGCCCCGATCTTCCAGATCGCCGACTATGGACTTGTCGCCGATCTCTTCGACGTCCTGCCGGAGCTCGAAAAAGCCCTCTGA
- a CDS encoding 3-hydroxybutyryl-CoA dehydrogenase, whose protein sequence is MSAVLKNIGIIGAGQMGCGIAHVSAAAGYKVHIYDLSQDRIESGLATINGNFARQVTNGKMTDEERSTALSRITGSANVNDLAPSDLVIEAATEDESVKRKIYTQVCPVLKPEAILATNTSSLSITRLAAATDRPERFMGIHFMNPVPVMKLVELVRGIATEETTFSAAREFVASLEKTVTVAEDFPAFIVNRILLPMINEAIYTLYEGVGTVDAIDTAMKLGANHPMGPLQLADFIGLDTCLSIMQVLHDGLADSKYRPCPLLVKYVEAGWLGRKSGRGFYDYRGETPVPTR, encoded by the coding sequence ATGAGCGCGGTGTTGAAGAATATTGGTATAATTGGTGCGGGCCAGATGGGCTGCGGCATCGCGCATGTTTCGGCCGCCGCAGGATACAAGGTTCATATCTACGATCTGTCGCAGGACCGTATCGAGTCCGGCCTTGCCACCATCAACGGCAATTTTGCGCGTCAGGTGACGAACGGCAAGATGACCGATGAAGAGCGCAGCACAGCGCTTTCTCGCATTACCGGCTCGGCCAATGTCAACGATCTCGCCCCCTCTGATCTCGTGATCGAGGCGGCAACCGAAGATGAAAGCGTCAAGCGCAAGATTTATACTCAGGTCTGTCCGGTACTGAAGCCGGAAGCGATCCTTGCCACCAACACCTCCTCGCTGTCGATCACGCGTCTTGCAGCCGCGACCGACCGTCCCGAGCGTTTCATGGGCATCCACTTCATGAACCCGGTTCCGGTCATGAAGCTCGTGGAACTGGTGCGCGGCATCGCGACTGAGGAAACAACCTTTTCCGCCGCCAGGGAATTCGTCGCATCGCTGGAAAAGACCGTTACGGTCGCCGAGGATTTCCCGGCCTTCATCGTCAACCGCATTCTGCTGCCGATGATCAACGAAGCGATCTATACGCTCTACGAAGGCGTCGGCACGGTCGATGCCATCGATACCGCCATGAAGCTCGGCGCCAACCATCCGATGGGACCGTTGCAGCTTGCCGATTTCATCGGCCTCGATACCTGCCTTTCAATCATGCAGGTACTGCACGACGGGCTCGCCGACAGCAAATACCGCCCGTGCCCGCTTCTGGTGAAATATGTCGAGGCCGGCTGGCTCGGCCGCAAATCCGGCCGCGGCTTCTATGACTATCGCGGCGAAACCCCGGTTCCGACCCGATAA
- a CDS encoding TlpA family protein disulfide reductase, producing the protein MTTKKPFGLPSVKLIAIAAVAGIVAGAAAVYVKETGIGNGIGDTASAECPLTKERTANLSSLMKGQVAAMVAANQPKKLQTVAFNGPDGKPMTLDHFAGKTVLLNLWATWCVPCREEMPALNALEKDMGSDKFQVVPVNIDSGDDEKPKAFLSEIGVDALQLYRDNTIGVFNSLKKEGLAFGLPVTLLLDEKGCLISAMNGPAAWDSDDAKALIKGAIGS; encoded by the coding sequence ATGACGACGAAAAAACCCTTCGGCCTGCCGTCCGTGAAACTGATCGCAATCGCTGCCGTTGCTGGCATCGTTGCCGGTGCGGCAGCGGTATACGTGAAGGAGACGGGCATTGGCAATGGTATCGGCGATACGGCTTCGGCCGAATGCCCGCTGACGAAGGAGCGTACTGCCAACCTGAGCTCCCTCATGAAAGGCCAGGTTGCCGCCATGGTCGCCGCCAACCAGCCGAAGAAACTTCAGACAGTCGCGTTCAACGGCCCTGACGGCAAGCCGATGACGCTTGATCATTTCGCCGGCAAGACCGTGCTTCTCAATCTCTGGGCCACATGGTGCGTGCCCTGCCGCGAGGAAATGCCGGCACTGAACGCGCTGGAGAAGGATATGGGCAGCGACAAGTTCCAGGTCGTGCCTGTCAATATCGATAGTGGTGACGATGAGAAGCCGAAGGCGTTCCTGAGCGAAATCGGTGTCGATGCGCTGCAGCTTTACCGGGACAATACGATCGGCGTCTTCAATAGCCTGAAAAAGGAAGGACTTGCCTTCGGTCTTCCGGTCACGCTGCTGCTCGACGAAAAGGGTTGCCTGATCTCGGCCATGAACGGTCCGGCCGCATGGGATAGCGACGATGCCAAGGCGCTGATCAAGGGGGCGATCGGGTCGTAA
- the argH gene encoding argininosuccinate lyase, with protein sequence MAEDNTDTKSSNQMWGGRFASGPDAIMEEINASIGFDKKLFAQDIRGSIAHATMLAHQGIISGDDKDKIVHGLNTILSEIESGNFEFSRQLEDIHMNVEARLATLIGPAAGRLHTARSRNDQVALDFRLWVKEELQKTEAMLTDLIAAFLDRAEEHADSVMPGFTHLQTAQPVTFGHHCMAYVEMFGRDRSRVRHAIEHLDESPIGAAALAGTGYAIDRHMTAKALGFREPTRNSIDTVSDRDFAIEFLAIAAICAVHLSRLAEEIVIWSTPQFGFVRLSDAFSTGSSIMPQKKNPDAAELVRAKTGRINGSLIALLTIMKGLPLAYSKDMQEDKEQVFDAAESLELAIAAMTGMVRDMTINTIRMKAAAGSGYSTATDLADWLVREAGLPFRDAHHVTGRAVALAESKGCDLSELPLADLQGINSAITDKVYDVLTVEASVASRKSFGGTAPSEVRKQIAYWRARN encoded by the coding sequence ATGGCCGAGGACAACACGGACACCAAATCCTCCAACCAGATGTGGGGCGGACGTTTCGCCTCCGGCCCCGATGCGATCATGGAGGAGATAAATGCCTCGATCGGTTTCGACAAGAAGCTGTTTGCCCAGGATATCCGCGGATCGATCGCCCACGCCACGATGCTCGCCCATCAGGGCATTATTTCCGGCGACGATAAGGACAAGATCGTTCACGGGCTAAACACGATCCTGTCAGAGATCGAAAGCGGTAATTTCGAATTTTCCCGCCAGCTTGAAGACATTCACATGAACGTCGAGGCACGGCTTGCGACCCTGATCGGCCCGGCCGCCGGCCGCCTTCACACGGCCCGTTCGCGCAATGACCAGGTGGCGCTCGACTTTCGCCTCTGGGTGAAGGAAGAATTGCAAAAAACCGAGGCCATGCTGACCGATTTGATCGCAGCCTTCCTCGATCGCGCCGAGGAACATGCAGACAGCGTCATGCCTGGCTTCACGCATTTGCAGACAGCCCAGCCGGTGACCTTCGGCCACCATTGCATGGCCTATGTGGAAATGTTCGGCCGCGACCGCTCGCGTGTTCGCCACGCCATCGAACATCTCGATGAAAGCCCGATCGGTGCGGCAGCGCTCGCCGGCACCGGCTATGCGATCGACCGCCACATGACGGCAAAGGCTCTCGGTTTCCGTGAGCCGACCCGCAACTCGATTGACACCGTTTCCGACCGTGATTTTGCCATCGAGTTCCTGGCGATTGCCGCAATCTGCGCCGTTCATCTGTCGCGTCTTGCAGAAGAGATCGTCATCTGGTCGACGCCGCAATTCGGCTTCGTGCGTCTCTCCGACGCCTTCTCCACCGGCTCCTCGATCATGCCGCAGAAGAAGAACCCGGACGCAGCCGAGCTGGTGCGTGCCAAGACCGGCCGCATCAATGGCTCGCTGATCGCCCTGCTGACGATCATGAAGGGCCTGCCGCTCGCCTATTCCAAGGACATGCAGGAAGACAAGGAACAGGTCTTCGACGCAGCCGAGAGCCTGGAACTTGCGATTGCCGCCATGACTGGCATGGTACGCGACATGACGATCAACACTATCAGAATGAAAGCGGCCGCTGGCTCGGGCTATTCGACTGCGACAGATCTCGCCGACTGGCTGGTGCGCGAGGCAGGTCTTCCCTTCCGCGACGCCCACCATGTCACCGGCCGCGCCGTGGCCCTTGCCGAAAGCAAGGGCTGCGATCTGTCGGAGCTTCCGCTCGCCGATCTGCAGGGGATCAATTCTGCCATTACCGACAAGGTCTATGACGTGCTGACGGTCGAAGCTTCGGTCGCCAGTCGCAAGAGTTTTGGCGGCACCGCACCTTCGGAAGTCAGGAAGCAGATCGCCTATTGGCGCGCGCGCAATTAA
- a CDS encoding lipoprotein, whose protein sequence is MQTRLPHFIRLTVVFAVIGLAVAGCGRKGDLDPPSANATKGGDVSKPTQRPGSVDKPFILDPLL, encoded by the coding sequence ATGCAGACCAGGTTGCCGCATTTCATCCGCCTTACGGTGGTTTTTGCCGTCATCGGCCTCGCCGTTGCCGGGTGCGGTCGCAAAGGTGACCTCGATCCGCCGAGCGCAAACGCGACAAAGGGCGGCGATGTTTCCAAACCGACGCAACGGCCAGGCTCCGTCGACAAGCCCTTTATTCTCGATCCCCTTCTCTAA
- the lysA gene encoding diaminopimelate decarboxylase, giving the protein MNHFQYRDGILYAENVPVPEIAQAVGTPFYVYSTATLERHYRVFADAFGDVDSMVCYAMKANSNQAVLKTLGRLGAGIDVVSEGELRRALAAGIPANRIMFSGVGKTPNEMDYALEAGIYCFNVESEPELEVLNQRAVRAGKKAPVSFRINPDVDARTHAKISTGKKENKFGISWERARTIYARAASLPGIEVTGIDMHIGSQITELQPFDDAFKLLHDLVDTLRADGHDIHHVDIGGGLGIPYKDDNNPPPSPEAYAAVVKNQLRSLNCKIVTEPGRLLVGNAGILVTEVIYLKDGGEKTFVVVDGAMNDLIRPTLYEAYHEVRPVVISAANAPRIRADVVGPVCETGDYLALDREMATPKPGDLLAIGTAGAYGAVQAGTYNSRLLVPEVLVKGDEFHVIRPRRTYSELISLDSIPAWLD; this is encoded by the coding sequence GTGAACCATTTCCAGTATCGTGACGGCATTCTCTACGCCGAGAACGTTCCCGTTCCCGAGATCGCCCAAGCGGTCGGTACGCCCTTCTACGTCTATTCGACTGCAACGCTCGAGCGCCATTACCGCGTCTTCGCCGACGCCTTCGGCGATGTCGATTCCATGGTCTGCTACGCAATGAAGGCCAATTCGAACCAGGCCGTGCTGAAAACGCTCGGCCGGCTCGGTGCCGGCATCGACGTGGTTTCCGAAGGCGAACTGCGCCGCGCGCTTGCCGCGGGAATTCCCGCCAACCGCATCATGTTCTCCGGCGTCGGCAAGACACCGAATGAGATGGACTACGCACTCGAAGCTGGTATCTACTGCTTCAACGTCGAATCCGAACCGGAACTCGAAGTTCTCAACCAGCGTGCCGTGCGCGCCGGCAAGAAGGCGCCTGTTTCCTTCCGCATCAATCCGGATGTCGACGCCCGTACCCATGCGAAGATTTCGACCGGCAAGAAGGAAAACAAGTTCGGCATCTCCTGGGAGCGCGCCCGCACGATCTATGCTCGCGCCGCCAGCCTGCCCGGGATCGAGGTTACCGGCATCGACATGCATATCGGCAGCCAGATCACTGAGCTGCAGCCCTTCGACGATGCCTTCAAGCTGTTGCACGATCTGGTCGACACGTTGCGCGCCGATGGTCACGATATCCATCACGTCGATATCGGCGGCGGTCTCGGCATCCCCTATAAGGACGACAACAACCCGCCGCCCTCGCCGGAAGCCTATGCCGCCGTCGTCAAGAACCAGCTTCGCTCTCTGAACTGCAAGATAGTCACTGAGCCGGGCCGCCTGCTCGTCGGCAATGCCGGTATCCTCGTCACCGAGGTCATCTATTTGAAGGACGGCGGCGAAAAGACTTTCGTGGTCGTTGACGGCGCGATGAACGACCTCATCCGTCCGACACTCTACGAGGCCTATCATGAGGTCCGCCCCGTGGTGATTTCGGCTGCCAACGCGCCGCGCATCCGGGCCGATGTTGTCGGCCCCGTCTGCGAGACCGGCGATTACCTCGCGCTCGACCGCGAAATGGCGACCCCGAAGCCGGGCGACCTCCTGGCCATCGGCACGGCCGGCGCTTACGGCGCAGTCCAGGCGGGCACCTATAATAGCCGCCTTCTCGTGCCTGAAGTCTTGGTCAAGGGCGACGAATTCCATGTGATTCGCCCCCGCCGCACCTATTCGGAGCTGATCAGTCTCGATTCCATCCCGGCCTGGCTGGACTAA